DNA sequence from the Penicillium psychrofluorescens genome assembly, chromosome: 3 genome:
AGATTATTGATGGTTTAAATGCTTCTATGTAAGCTTATAGGAATATAGTAATGAAATtaagcttattaatatagttaACTCCTActcgcgctttagccttaattaCCCCCCTATatacgcgctttaggggggcaaaatagcctatatctaaaggTTATAATAGATACGACGAATATATAGGTATAAAAATTagaataatatcgttttAGGCGTATAATTCGTCAAATTTAGCTGATAAATGACTACCGTAGCCATTAAGAATAAGTAGTCGAAATTTGCCCCTTATACGACTAGTCGTATAAGGGATAAATTACTTTCTTAGCCATCGTAGCCTAATTTCGTCTATAGTCCATCTATTAGGGCTGATTTCAATTCGCTAATCGTTAGGTAGATCATCATACCATGCatattattagtataataATGATTTAAAGATGATAGTTAGTAGGAGTATAAATCCCATTGCTCCTATACATTTAATTAATATGACCTATTCGCGGTTCCCTAGTTGTAGGAGAGCCCTCCGACCATAGTATTTAGCTCTTATAATGACTTTAGTAGTCGTAATTAGGCCTATTGCAAAGCCTATTTCGTcaaaattatagatatcctcAATTTAGATACCATTTTCGTCGATTATGCGTCGTACAAAGTCAAACTAAGGCCTAATAATAGATGGATCTTCGCATAATGCTCTTTAGTAATTATACCGTCGAGAATAGCGCGTTTTGAGCTCTAGATAGCGattagtatagttatagaCCTATTTAGTCCCAACGGGTTGACCATCGCGCTTCCGTAATAGGATATTTGCCATATCCCTAACCATTAATGGCCTAGGGGCAGATCCGCacgaatccatagatagaatctattataggagcgattgctcttctttaggagtcaatttatgactatttgcaCGTATAACTTTGCGAAATTATCGACCATCTATACGACGCTAGAGTGTCGTATTAGGGACTTCAAATACGCGCGTAGTTTCGCGAATAGTTGGAAATTCGCCACTTTGGAAGGCTTGTATTGCAAGCTAGATCCTACCCTCTTGATGGACAGAATTTTGGGAATTTtgattgcgaatagggggcatggtgaATAGTTGAAATAAGGAAGTTGGACGCGTTAGGGCGCGATCGCGTTTCCTAacccactcgcttacgggttacgttagTTTTAGCGTAGTTCCAAAGCGAGCGCAGCACGAAATCGCGGTCgcgcgccccaacgcgttACCTTCATAAGTTCAACCACCTACTACGCCCTCTATTCGCAAAGCTACACGCGTATTGAACATACCTAATCGAACCCTACGTCATTGACTTAAAGGCGTACAGTTTCGACAAGATACgcgcgcaaatagtcataTATTGACTCCTAAAGAGTAATTGCTCttataatagattctatctatagatttGTATAGATCTACCCCAAGACTATTAATAGTTGGGCGAATAGCTAACATTCTACTATAGGGGCGCTATAATTAGACTATTAGTAAGAATTAGGCTACTAACTATATAAAGCGCTATCTAGAGCTAGAATTGCGCTTTCCTCATCGATATAATTATAAAAGagctttatacgaagatctgcGTATTCTTTTGCCTTAGTTTAAGCGTATACGACGTACAATCGACGAAAACTATATTTAACCTAAGGATACCTGTAATTTCGATAAAACTAGGTTCGTAATAGGATCTTTTAGCTATTATAGAAGCAGTTACGAGGGCTAAatactatagttagaggTCGATGAAAAGCTCCGGAATTGCGAATAGGTTATATCAATTAAATATATGAATTTAATAGGGTTTATACTCCCCCTAACTATTTATTATCTTTAAAGGGAAAccctactactactaagCTTAGTGTAAGGACCTACCTAACGAAAGAGAATTGAAATTAGCGATAATATCTAGACTaagggataaattgcttttcTACCTATCGTAGTCGTACGAAGAGTAAATATCGACTAGTTATTATAGATAGCTACATTAGTTATTCAGCGCCTAAATTTAAAAGATTATACGctaaaaacgatattattatgATTTATATGCCTCTATACTTATTGCATCTTttatagcccttagatataggctattttaCCCCCCTACGCGAtaacgtaatccacaagcgacccgcccacgccaaaacaccatagtaaatgtATGATTGTTACAAATCGATGTTTCAACAACAAAATGCTTATTTTGTTTGATTATTAGTGTGATACTATGATAGGCTAGAATAAATAGTATGAACTAGCTCAAATTTGACTGAAATAAGTATTTTCTTCTATTACCAAAAATACATTTGCAAAGGCACCAAATATCTATATTTGAATCACTGGACATTATAAAAAATTTCAAACTTCATAAATTGGTTAAACATGATATAAATAGCACCAGAATACAATTAAATATCATATTAAGCTATTGTTGCTGAAATAATGAGTTGTAATTTATCACgtttactatggtgttttggatGGACGGGTTTCTTGTATGGGCGGGTCCCATGTGGATTATGTTATATTTAATTCCTATTACTAACTCCCCtataacgtaattcccaagcgagtgggccacccaagcgagtgggccagccgaaaacaccatagtaaatgcatcATATTTATAACTCGATCTTTCAACAGCCACAAgttaattttatttgattattgGCATGAAAGTTTTAACAGACATGACAAACGGTATAAATAGCTCTCGATCAAAATTTAGAAAAAATTTCCTTGCATTACCAAAAAAATACAGCACCAAAgacaacaaatatatatatttgaacCGCAGAATATGATAAACTTTTTAAATCTCATAAATAGGCTACgtatgatccaaaaagtaCTATCATATGATAACCCTTCATTTTAAgctatggttgttgagatacTGAGTCGTAAAATAtcccatttactatggtgttttgggctggcccactcgcttgggtggcccactcgcctGGGAATTACGTTACCACTAGTTAGGATGACTATGCTCTATCCTACCTAGAAACTTAGTCATAACTTTCTAGGATTTTCCTTAGGTAAGTTAGAAGCCAGTTTCGTTAATATTAGAGATATGACGTAGGCCGACTTTAATAGCTTCTATCTCACCCTCTAGGTTGTGAAACTACTTAATTATTATTAGTAACCTCTGCGCGTCTAGCCTCTTTGCTTCTATATTTTTTAAGGTTGAAATCCAAAGACATTATAGAGTCGTTCCATAAAACGATAGACCTAAATTTTGCTAACGCGTTAGTCGGAACTACTTCGCGACAAAATGTCCTTTATAGCACTTTCAATCTTATAGGGGAAGAGGTTAGAGATCAGTAGGGTTAAGGACACGAATATAGGCAATTAGTGCATCCTCTTAGCCTTGTTAAGTGCTTTATCTAATAGAGTTCTAGCGGAATAAGATTAGCGACCCTAAACGCGCCCCCGCAACTAGCCGTACCGAATGCCGAATTTCTAGGCCAGTTCTACGAGTTTTGGCTGGCTACGCTTATAgtaaatatatatctctaaATTACTAAGCATCATATATTTTTCAAACTTCATGAATAGGTTGAATATGATCTAAATAGTACTAGAATATAATAAAATTCTATATTAAGTTATAATTTATCAtatttactatagtgttttagGGTAAGCAGGTTGCTTAGCTAAGTAAGTGAGTCACTTAGGAAATACGTTAAAGGTTTTATACCCCTATCCCTATATTAAGTAGTAATACTCTACAATTTTCCCCAGCCTAGCTAGAAGCTAGTTTCATTAAAATTATAGATTTTCTTTAGCTTAATTTTACAATACTATGGGACTATATCTAGGCGGTAAGAAAAAAATCCTTAATATAGGGTAATCGCTCTATAATAATTTGCTCTATTTCTATAATTTTTTAGGTAGTAGGAATATAGTTGTTAAGGTAGCGTTTTACGAATCTATAGGCCTAATCATTCCCTACGCGTCATATAGAACTACTTCGCTCTAGCATCTCATTTGCTATACCCTTGACCTCTACTAGGGTTAGTTAAGACTTATATAATAAATTAGATCTATCTAACGtaattcctgggcgagtgggccacctaagcgagtgggccagccgaaaACACTTTAGTAAATGGGATATTTTACAactcaatatctcaacaaccatagcTTGATATGAAGTTTTATTATATAATAGtactttttggatcatacGTAGCCTATTTATGAGATTTAAAAAGTTTATCATGTTTTGTAGTTTAGATATACATATTTGTTATCTTCGGAGttgtattttttggtaataCAAGAAAACATTTTTTAAATTTTGATTAAGAGCTATTTATACCGTTCATCAAGTCTATTAATACTACCATGCcaataatcaaataaaattaacttgtggttgttgaagTATCGAGTTGTGAATAtaatgcatttactatggttttcccggctggcccactcgcccaggaattaCGTTACTTAATTGATGCTCTCTAAAGCTTAGGCTTACCTAATAAGCTTATAAGATACTACGGCTATCCCTATTTAAGGCTTCCTAACGCGATAAATGTTCCTTTCGAGGGTCGTTTATTTATTTACTTATAAAGAACCATTAAATACATCTTGAGAATAAGACAAAGCACTTATACTTAGCAAAAATAAGCTTAATAATAGATACTTAAAGCATAATAAGCCTATAAAGTCTTAAGCCAGTAAAACAACCATAGGGGCTTAATATTCTATAAGGACGAATATATATTGATTAAGAAGAAGCAAAACTTGCTATAGAGTTGAATCGAAAGGCTCCCTCTAAGTATATTATTATATATAACTCAAATAACGACTAGATAGTAGTTCAGAATAGATATTAAATACATAGAGGCGGCCTGGCACGGTCTTCAACGCAAAGAATGCATAAATCATAGGTTCTCTAGATCTTTTTGAAGAGACTGCCGATTTAGCTCGGTTAACATCCCCTACGCCATACATTAGTTAATGCAGATTTTCCAGAATTCAATTCACTTCTTTGACAAGGCCAATTGGAAACTCGAGAAGGCAGCATGTCCTTATCGGGAATGGAAGAGACCTGCTATTTGATATTTTTCAATTGAAAGTAAGAATTCAACTACATGTACGAAACATTTGCGATGAGGACGAAGAATAATCGTCAACGGATATCATTTCCCTTCCGGCTGAGTTGCTATACCACACACAGGTTTTTATCGAAATCGTCTTGACCAAAACACACTCAAACACTCTTTTCTGGTCCCACCGCCAAGCCCTTAGCCCAGATCAATCATTTAAGTTGCCCTAATCAAACTGAGGAACTCCGTAATATGCACCGTGTAAGGTATTGTATTTCTGATAAGTTTACTGTAGCACTCTGATGGATCGGGATCATTACACCTGTCGCGAAATCTCTCGCCCATCACCGCGAAGGCTTTGGGGGCGTCGTTCCCCAGCCAGCCTTCCAATTTTGGCCCCGGATAGGAGCGAAGAGCTCCTCAAGGGTGGGTTTACTGCTTATCATTGCCTGGTCGTATAGAGCATCAACAAGAGTCTCGAGCGTTCTGTGGTTCGACTCGACACCGTAAACCCAGGCATCACCTCCGAAGATCTGGTCGATTTCGTCGACTTCGGCGGCCAGCCACGGCAGCATATATCTTAGAGCATCCAAAAAGCGCATACGGACCCGCGCGACCTCTTTTGCATCATTGAAAGCATTGAAGAGACTTGACGGCAGCCAAGGATACTTGTCGACGAGCTCCCGCTTCACGACCACCGTATGCATAATGGGGAAGACACCTTTCTCTTTAAAGTATGTCTTCTCCACGTCCTTGAAATCAGGAAATAACCTTTTAACATGCTCCGCGGTACGAAAAGACGGCGGAAGGTCCGCCCCGATCGTTGCAGCGATATCGCCGTCCTCCAACATCTGGCTCAGCGACTTGCCGCTATTGTTCTGTGTAATGTTCACAGGCTCTACCAGGGGCATCGCTGCCGGTTTACCATATCCTTCGGCGCTCACAAAGGAGCCTTGGACCCAATGAATGCTGTCAAGATCGACGCCATGTTGCTTGAGCACTGAGCGAATCCAGACTGCGGCCGTCATGGTGTAAAGCGGCACCCCAATCTTTTTGCCATTCAAATCCTTCGGTTCTTTGACAATAGTACTGTTCACTGCAATGTATCCATGCCGAAATGCTCTGGATGGAAACACTGGTATCGCAACAAAATCGCGGAGACCCATCGCATAACGACAAATATATTCGCTGAGACTGAGTTCGGACGCATCAAACTCTTTGCCTCCGGCCATCCGATCAAAGATATCTCGAGGGTGATGGAGAGCCAGGAAATTTAAACCGATGCCCTCTGGCACGACCTCACCTGACTGCAGCGGCTGGAAACGGTCGTACAGCAGACCTGCAAAGGTGATAGGAACTTTGTGGGAGCCCATGGCGGAACGTGAACTCGCAAGCGACACTCGGACTGTTGAAGGTGATAAATGAGCCTGCCCACTTTGTTATACCCAGGGAAAAGTCTCATCCGTCTCATCACCAGCTATTTGGCGCCATTTCTCGCGTGAGCCTAATCCCCGTTCCCGGTGCAAACCCGGAATCTCGGCATCTTCGTTATCTCCCCGTGTGTAGCTCCGCCCAGCCCCACGTTTTTCTCCTGAACCTAATCCCCGCTCCCCGAGTGGTGAAAACAGGAAAATTAAGCTTTGTCGTTATCCCGCGAGCCATGGGGTAGTGCGGAGCTCCTACTATGTAACAGGTAGCGCGTACTCCAGGATTTGTTGAATACCCGAGGTGTTTCTCTTAGCGTCAATTCGAGGAAAGGGTTGAGTCTTCTGTCAAGGATAATTTTACCATACAGCATTCTAGTCACCACCACGGTACacattttattttcttcgTATTAGTCATGCGCACCCCTCCATTGCATCGTAAGCACCAGACAGCACCCTCAGCTGGAATCCGACTAGACAGATAATCGGACTTGAAAAGCTGAATTGGCCTTCCTACCTTGTTTTCTCTTACACAGCCGTCGTATAGTCTCGAATTAACTACCTTTTCGCAAAAGACGGGTTTCGCgagatcatcatggccaaggAAGTCGAGAAGATTCCGCACCCTCATGGCGAGTTCGCCGACCGAGACATTGTTATGGGCAGGATGTCCAAGTCCGGTGTCGTCTTACGCCCTCAGCCGACGAATGACCCAAATGAGCCGTTGGTAAAATAATAGCTG
Encoded proteins:
- a CDS encoding uncharacterized protein (ID:PFLUO_004220-T1.cds;~source:funannotate); this encodes MGSHKVPITFAGLLYDRFQPLQSGEVVPEGIGLNFLALHHPRDIFDRMAGGKEFDASELSLSEYICRYAMGLRDFVAIPVFPSRAFRHGYIAVNSTIVKEPKDLNGKKIGVPLYTMTAAVWIRSVLKQHGVDLDSIHWVQGSFVSAEGYGKPAAMPLVEPVNITQNNSGKSLSQMLEDGDIAATIGADLPPSFRTAEHVKRLFPDFKDVEKTYFKEKGVFPIMHTVVVKRELVDKYPWLPSSLFNAFNDAKEVARVRMRFLDALRYMLPWLAAEVDEIDQIFGGDAWVYGVESNHRTLETLVDALYDQAMISSKPTLEELFAPIRGQNWKAGWGTTPPKPSR